In Pan paniscus chromosome 1, NHGRI_mPanPan1-v2.0_pri, whole genome shotgun sequence, the DNA window CTCTAGGGGAAGAGGGTGGGGTGGGCCAGTGTCTTCCCCAGGCAGGAGGGGAGCTCCTACCTCCCGGGGGGCCTCCACTCTGGCAAGGTGGTCCCCCACCCTGTGCCAgtcctcccagcccccacccgCATCTCCTTGCAGAAGATCCTGGAGGCCCATCCCAGCCACGTCTTTCAGGAAGCcccccttgcctccctcccccagctctgAGCAAGTCCTAGACAGAACCCAGGCTTCTAGGGCTACCCCACGTGCTGACCCTGTCACTGGGGCCTCCACTTATCCCACTTTCCCAGGGGCCACCTTAGCAAATCCCGTCCCGTCCTGTGCTGTACCTGTTGTCCGCTGTGCGGGGAAGCAGGGGTGCCCAGCCCCGAGGACGCCCAACTCTCGGTGGACCAGGGGCTGGGGTGTCCACCTGCCCAGACTGGCTGCCCGCTGCCCTCCCAAGAATGAGCGAGGAGACATCAGAGAGAAAGTGCTTTATCAGCCGGGCTCAGCCCCGCACACGGACTCGCCAGGAGTAGGTGGTCAGCACGCGCTGCTGGCGGCGCACCACGCAGGTGTAGGTGCCCTCATTGACGGCGTTGGCGATGATGCTCAGGTGCGCCTCGCCCAGGGCCAGGTAGCCGGGGTAGGAGAACTCCAGGGGCTCCTGGTCCTTGTACCAGCTGCAGGGGGGCGGGGCGTCTCCTGCAGGCACAGCCCCCGCCGGCTGCCTGCCCCGCACCCCTGCCCCAAGGCCGCCCGCGGGCTGCCCACCCCGAGGACCGCCCGGGGCGCTCACTCACTACACTTTCCCTTTCTTGTGGAGGATCTTCCGGCCGCAGCGGAAGGTCACGTTCCTGCCCTCAGGCACCAGCCTGGTTTTGGTCCTGGGGGGCGGTGGGGTGGTGGCCACCGTGGGGAAGGGGAATTCTGCTCCGGGTGGGGGAAAGAGCCCCATCAGTGCCCCCTCAGCCCAGACCATGGCCAAGACCCAGCTCCCACGCAGCCCTGTCCCGGCCCCGTGGGCATCACCGTAGCAGAAGTCGCAGCTGCTGGGGCAGAGCCTCTTCATGAGCCGCCGGCGAGCGTCGCAGAAGCCCCTCCGCGCCCAGGACGCGCACACGAACAGCCTGTCGAGGCATCCTGTCGGGAGCGTGGGGACCACGGCCTGGCTCAGGACCGCCCGGTCCCCGCCCTCCCGCCCGACAAAGGGACTCACCGTAGAGCCGGTGCAGCCCCCACAGCTCGTCCTGGGACAACGCCTTCCAGCCGCGCAGCGTGGCGTTCAGGTGCATGAGCGCCCGGCCGTGTTGTGAGTGCATCAGGCCCAGCGCGTGGCCGATCTCGTGGGCCGCCACGTGCACCAGGTCCGTGAGCCACACGCCTGCGGGCCCCGGGGGTCAGCGCCTGGGAGCCCCGGGCCCAGCCCCGCCGCCCGTGGGCCAGCTCCCCGAGGCCCGGTGTATCTGCTGGAGCGCAGCCGCGGAGCCGCCCTCGGCCGCAGCCACGGAAAGATAAGAATGTTCTGGGCCCAGGCGGTGAGCTCGGCCCCCAGGAATGCAGCTCCAGCTCCCGCTCCAGAGGCGCAGGGGGATGGGAAAGGGAGTTCAGGGCTGCCGGGATGGGGGCTCCCACGGGCTCTCCTCCTTGCCTGCTAGACTCCAGTGGCAGCCACCACCCCGGAAGCTCCCTCCTGCCGTCTGCCCCAAAGCCCGACCGCGGCAGCCCACTGTGCTGCAGAGGAGAGGCCTCCAGGAGGCCAGCCTGGACGGTCACCTTTCTTCCAGCTGTAGCGCGTGGGGCCCAGGACCCAGTACTCGCTATCGTCGAAGTGGATGCCGCCGTGCGGGGGGAAGAAGGCGTGGGCCAGCTCCCCCGTGGGGCCGTCGAAGCAGTGGTGCAGCGCGGAGACCAGGCAGTCCGTGTGGTTGATCGGGTAGAAGCCTGGGGGGAGCATAGGGCTGAGAGGCCGGGCGCGCAGGGCCgggccggggcgggggcgggcgcCCACCTATCCGGAGGTCGCTGGGCTGCTCGGGGGCCACCTCGCGGAAGCTGAAGGGGGACACGTCGCTCCACATGCGGAAGGCGGCAGCTAGGGCCCGCCGCGTCTCCCGCGGGCTCAGCAGGTTCCGCGGGAAGGAGAGGATCCTGCGGGGAGAGTGAGCTCAGCGGAGGCCGGCCGCGCCCCCTCCCCAGGGCCAAGCCAGGGCGCACCTGTAGGTGAGGTTGAAGTGGTCCCAGCGCAGCCTGGCTGGAGTCAGCGTGTAGCGGCGTCTGCGGGGGGCCAGTGGGCCCGGGACCCGGGTGGGGGCGACCGCCGAGAGGCCCAGCGCAGCGACGTCTCCCTTCAGGGAAGAAAGCGTGCGTGGGAGGCATCGGTGACGGTCCCCAGGACCAAAAACTGCCGCGGAAAATGGACTGGAAGGAAACGGGGGTGGGGGTGCCCAGGGCTGGGAGCGGGCGTGGCGGGTCCTGTCTGCCTGTGGTTTCGGGTCTCCTAACCTGAGCGCCCTGTTGCACGTCCCTGGGAACGCGGCCCAGTGGAGGGGAAGGGGCTGAACAGCAGGGCGAGGCCTCCCACCCCTCCCAACAACTGGACACGGGGGCGGCCAACCCTCCGACCTCGGGACGCACATCCGGACCCTCAAACACCCCACACACCCCGCACACGTCCTGCGGGCCCCCCGATAGACCAGACCCACAGACGTGAGGACCCCCCCCAACCCGGCACCTGGCCTCCCCCCCCGCCGCTCACCTGCGCTGCGCTCCAGGCCGGCACCGCCGGGGCCCCCAGCCGGGCCAGCAGCACCAGCGCGGGGAGGAGGCACAGGGCGACCAGCGCGGCTCCAAGCCAGCGGCGCTCGACGCCTGCCCCCGGGGCCTCCGAGGGGACACGGGCCCCGCGGCCCATGGCAGACTTGCTGTGGGGCTCAGGGCTGCATGGGGCAGCACGGCGCGGGGGCCCGGGCCGCAGAGCCTCCGGGGAGGATCCGGAGGGGAGGCAGTGGCTCGGCGGCTCGGGTTACAACCCCGTGTGGTGGGGGGGAGGGAGACGGGGCGGGAGAGGGGGCAAGGCTGCCCCGAAGGGAACCAGCTGGCCCGTCCGTTGGCCGAGCTGCCTGCTGTCTCCAGCCGGGGGCATGGGGACCCGCGTCCCGTGGGCCAGGGGCAGAGGCCTGGGCATGGCCTGCTGGGCGGGGTCCTCGGAGGGGGGAGCGAAGAGGGCCCCAGGCAGCCCGGGAAGGGCAGCGCCAGGGCTCCCGCTTAGGAAAGGGTAGCAGTGGGGGTCCCCAAGCCCCCACTGCTGGGCAGTGAGTGATCTGGTGGCTTTTTTCCCAAATGGAATCCTCAAAAAACCCCTGAGCCCCACATGAGCGGAGTCTCCATCCTGGCCCAGGCAGCTGAGCTGGGCCGCAGGGGACGCGTCGCTCGCCTGACAGTGTCCCCGAGAGCTGGGAGGGGATGGCCGGATGGGGACGTGGCAGTGAGTATGGGGCGGTGGAGGGGGAGGCGGGGAGGGGGTGCGTGGGTAGGCAAGGGCCGCGGAGGGTGCCAGGTTGCGGGGCGGAGGGAGGGAACTTGCCGGGGTCTCCCGGGGAGCCGGGAAGGGGCGGGCCCTGGCTGGGGGAAGCCCCGTGGAGGGTAGCGCGTGAGGTGGAGGGTGTGTGGCTCCTAAATCCCCGGCTAGGCCCTagcaaaggggagagggagacgggaagGACGGGAAACGGAGCTAAGCGCCGGGCGTGGAGGTCTGGACCGGTCCTGattgggggcgggggcgggagcGGGGAGCTCGGAGACCCAAAGGTTCGACGGGGCGGCCGGCGTCCAGGCGCGAGCGGCTCTGGGCTGGGACCGAGACCGGGCACCGGCGTCCcgcggggcgggggtgggggattGGGCAGAGGAGCAGGAGATTCCGAGCCAGACCGGTCTGTGTCTGTCTCGTCCCTCCCCGTTTTCCGCGCCGGCCTCGGGCCCAGGGTGACGGCAGCCCGGCCAACGGGGTCAGCGCCAAGCAGCTGGCGGCGGCCGCGGGCGGTTCTTGGAAAGCGCGAGAGGCTGGGCCTGGCCGCCGTATTTGCTCCGAcaccgcccccccgcccccccagctCGTCACCCCGCCTGCGTGCGCCCGGCCCCCAGACCCTGCCTGGGACGCCCCCCAACTCTGCTGGGACGGGACCCCACAGCCCTGGGGAGTGTCGGGCCCCTTGGATCAGAGCGCGAGTCCCCGCGGCCGCCCCCAGGACGGAAGAGCCAGGGGGACCCGGGGGCAAACACAGGAGTCCCCGCCCCGTCGGACCCGGGCCTGGGGGGCGGGAGGCGGCCGTGCCCGCGCCTGGAGGGTGTCCTGGCCCGGAGGCCGCAGTCCGGGCGGGAGTCTGGACCCGAGAGCCTGGGGCGGGCAGGGCGGACCCAGGGAAGGGGGCGGGGCGGACCCAGGGAAGGGGGCCCCCCCGCCCCCAGGCTCGCCCGCGTGTCCCGAGGGGAGGACCCCAGAGGCGCCCGGTCCCCCAGGCAGACAGCAGAGGCAACGTCCGAGAATCTTTTTATAAAACACAGGGCGGGGGCACGCGAAGGCAGCTCGGGCGCGGCGGACGGCGCGGCTCACACGAAGATCTGGATGCGGTCGCGGATGGGCTGGCGGCAGATGGGGCAGGCGCTGAGCGCGGAGCCGCAGGGGGCGCATGCGCCGTGGCCGCACTGGAACACGAGGCGGATGTGGCTGTCGATGCAGATGGGGCAGGTGATGCGTTCCTCCATCTGCCGATAGCGGCTCTGCAGCTCCTCCACCAGCTGGCGcggcgggccgggggcgggggcggcgctCGCCACCTCAGAGCCGTCTGCGGGGTGGGGGACGGGTGTGAGCTGGGAGGCCGGGTGGGGGAATGGGGGGAGCAGGGAGCTGCGGGGGGGCGAGGCTGGGGGCGGGGTGTCACCTGGGACGGGTTGTGACCTGCAAGGGGAGCTGGCGGGGTGGGTgacttggaggcagaggtggagccCGGGTGCGGGCAGGATGTGAACCGTGGAAATCAGGCATAAGGTGGTGTGCGGGCTGGAGTCAGGGCTGCAGGTGGGCTGTGAGCTGGGCCGGGGTGTGATGGGGGGGGGGCGGTGCTCTGGGTGGGCTGTGATCTGGGGTGGGGCTATGGAGGGAGTGTGATCTGGGAGGGGCCGTGAAATCCAGCGGGGCTGGGGTGTGATCGGGGGAGGAGGGTGTTACCTTGAGGCGGGGCTATGGGCCGGGTGTGATCTGGAGCAGGCCGTGACCTCCggcggggctgggggctgggggctggggggccGCGTGTGAGCCTTGGGAGTGCGGGGTGTAACCTGGGGAAGGGCCATGGGCGGAAgtgtgggaggggaggggtgggggacgGGGACCTGCGGGCCACCAGCTGAGCAGGAGGCGTGTTGGGGGCGCAGAGCCTCACCCACCTGGGCGCAATTTCTTGCTGACGACCACCTGGCACCTGATGCACTTCTTCATTCTGCGCGCGCACTCTGCGAAGAGGAGAGCGCGGTTGGCTGGGGCCCTACTACCCGGGCCCCCCACCCCGGGGCCCCCCACTCACCCTCACACACGGTGCGGTGCTGGCATGGCGAGAACAGCACCAGCAGCGCCAGCTCGGAGCACACCAGGCACTCAGCGGCCTCGGGCCCCGGCGCGGCGCCCACGTGCAGGTTCGTCACGGTGTTGGGGGTCCCGAGCGTTTGCCGGGGGCCTGGGGCCGCGCCCCCGCCCGCCTGCCGCTCCCTGCAGGGGGAGGAGGCGGCTTGAGAGGGGCCCGGAGGCCGCCGGACCCCATCCCCGCCGTCCACGGACTCACCGGAAGCGCTGGGCGCAGCCCTGAAGGGCCTTGAGCACGCGACCCTCGGCGGCCAGGTCCAGCGGGCTCCGACCGCGGTGGTTGGTGTAGCTCACGTCGGCGCCCTCCAGCGCCAGGAAGCAGGCGACCGCCGCGCCCACCGTCAGCTCCGCGCTGCCGGGGAGGCCCGAGGCCTGTAGCTGGGCGGCAGGACAGACGCCGGTGAGGGCGGGCGCCGGGGCAGGCCCGAGGGAGGCGTCTCCTGGCACCTGGCAGCCCCAGCAGCCGGCGCCCCATGTCTAAAATACAAGGCAAGGGCACCTCTTCCGGAACCCAAGTGGGACAGGCAGGAGGGGCGCCCTGCTAGGTGAGCTCTGAGGCCCTAAGCTCCACCTCTCCCCATCCCATGGGCACCACCCCTTTCCCAGGCTGCCTAGGGGTGCAGGCTGAAGGATCACATAGAACTTGGCTCCCATCTGCTCCACCCCCAGAACGCCTGGCTCCCTGGGCCATcgctggaggggaaggtggacaGTGGCACAGGCCCTGCCCAGAGCCTGCTGCCGGCGCCACCGCAGCCTCTCCAACACCCCACGCCACACTTCCTCACCCTGGACAGCAGCTGCAAGGGCCCTGGGTCCCCCCCGGCCCCATCAGCCACCAGGGGCAGCAGCTGATGACGCTGCAGCGCCACGTGCAGGGCGGTGTCCCCCTCCTCGTCCTCGGCGTTGACACTGCACCCAGCGTCCACCAGTAGCGGCACCAGCCCCACGTGGGCCTGCTGCACGGCGAGATGCAGCGGGGACTGCAGCTTCCGGTTGCGCACATTCACGTCACAGCGGccctggggaggggtggggacggGCTCAGCCCAGGGACCCCAGTGGGCCTCCCGCTCCCCGGTCCTTGGGCAGGCCTGGGCCGCGTCCGCACCTCCCGGATGAGGATCTGGGCCACCTCGCGGTGGTTGTTGAGGGCGGCCAGGTGCAGCGCCGTGAAGCCGTCCTCCTTCTTGGCGTCCACCAGCTGCCGCGCCCGAGCCAGAATCTTTCTCACAGCTCTGTGGAGCAGAGAGGTTGGTCTGGGACCTGGGACCGCCCCCAGGCAGCACAGCAAGAGGCCGGCTGCAGCTGTGTGCCCACCCCACACTCACAGCGCGTGACCCTTGAGGGAGGCGTGGTGCAGCAGGGTGAAGCCCTGGCTGTTGGTGGCGGTCACATCGATGTTTGGCACCTCCGTGAGGACCTCGACAATGCCGCTGGCTCCAGTGCCCGCCGAGATGGCGGAGTGCAGGGGCGTGTCCGAGTGGGCGTCCTGCTGGGGCGGAGTCAGTGGTCACCTGGGGGTGACTTCTGCTTGGGTCAAGAGCCAGGGCACCCAGGGAGCAGCACTCACGGGCAGGGGGCACCCAGGCCAGGGACAAGCACTCATGGGCAGGGGGCACCCAGGCCAGGGAGCAGCACACACGGGCAGGGGGAACCCAGGCCAGGGAGCAGCACACACGGGCAGGGGGCACCCAGGCCAGGGAGCAGCACTCGGGCAGGGGGCACCCAGGCCAGGGAGCAGCACTCACGGGCAGGGGGAACCCAGGCCAGGGACAAGCACTCACGGGCTGGGGGAACCCAGGCCAGGGACAAGCACTCACGGGCAGGGGGCACCCAGGCCAGGGACAAGCACTCATGGGCAGGGGGAACCCAGGCCAGGGAGCAGCACTCACAGGCAGGTTGACGTCACAGCCGCGCTCACACAGGGCTCGCACCACCTCCAGGAAGCCCCTCTGCACGGCCACGTGCAGTGCGGTGCTCTGGGTGCTGTTGATGGCGTCCGCCCGGCACCCAGCACTCAGGAGCACCCTGGCGGCCTCGGGCTGGTTCCTGACAGGAGAGGAAGTGGGAGAGGGCGGGCGCCGGGCCCGGTGGCTGGACGCACAGGCTCAGCCCCGCCAGGCCTCACCCCAGGACGCACAGGCTCAGCCCTGCCGGGCCCCTCCCAGGCCTCACCCCAGGGCTGCGTAGTGCAGTGCCGTGTTGCCCTCGTCGTCCGGCAGGTCCACGCCCGCCCTGGCTTGTAGCAGCAGCCGTATCAACTCCACCTGGCCCAGGTAGGCAGCCACTTGCAGAGCGGTCCTGCCTTGGTTCTTGGCGTCCACCTGCCAAGAGCGCCAGCAGGTGAGTCCCTGGCCCTCTGCCCCTCACTCTCGGACTGGCCAGTATGGGAGGACGGGGTCAGGAGCTTGCCTGCTCTGGGCGCCTCCGCAGCAGGTCCAGAGCCCGGGCTGCGTTACCCAGCGCCACCTCCACCACCAGCCTTCCCGGGTGCTCTGGGTCACTCTTCTGGGCCCGAAGCTTGTCCAGGGCCACGCTCAGTGAGCCTGGGGGCAGGGCTGAGGTTAGTGGTGGCCAGGGGCAGCCCCACCTCCCACTGGCCGCCTGAGCTGTGCCGCACTTTTGTTCTCCCGGGCGCGCTCGGCCACGTCCAGGTTGGCATCCTCCTCGGGCCGGTAGGCCACCAGGCAGGAGGGGCTGAAGGTCCACCGCTGACCAGCGACTGCTACACGCAGGTTCCCGTCTCCAAACACTTTCACCACCTTCCCGACGCGGCCCAGGGcctgcggggaggggagggggtcaCAGCAGGCTGCAGGTGTGGGGGGCAGCGGCGCTAGCGGCGGGGGTGGCAGGGGGACTCACAGGGGCCATGTCGTCCGTCCACtcgccatgcccagcctgcagccGCTTCACTGTGTCAAGGTCGCCGATGACCCGGACCACGTCGCCCACCCAGAAGGAGTGGTGCTGAGCAACAAAGAGGGGCGTGAGGGGCCCCCCAGCTGTGTGTGGCTGCCCAGGCTCATGGAACAGGAGGGCAACCTGCTGAGCTCCACGAGACAGGCAGGCCTGACTCGGCCCCGGCCCCGACCCCGACCCCAGGCACTGCCAGAGGCTCTGGCTGGACGAGAGCCCCAGGTGTCCAAGGCAGCCCTGGGTGTCCCTAGCCCCAGAGCCATGGGAGGAGTGTCCAGGCAGACAGAAGCCAGCTCTGGGCAGGTGTGAAGCCGAGGTGGCTGGCCCTGGGAAGCTGTACGCTGACCAGCAGCAGGCAACATGGCCAGGGCCCGTGAGCCAGCGTGGGGGTGGGGCCCCAGGACCATGGGGTACAGGGCGGGCCCACTCTGCCCCACCTGAGCCCTCATATGCAGGGAACTCACTCTACAAGCCCATCTCATGACTCCCTTCGGCGCCTCCTCAAAGGTGCCTGGTATCCAGGACCCCAGATCCAGAGCTGAGCTCTGACGCTTTGCCCCGGGCCTGCCCCTCCCAGGGCCATCCAAGCTGCCACCGCCACCACCTCCAGCCCCCTCCCTGCCATCCTGCTTCCCAGGCAGCCCTCACTACCTCCCCCACCACTCTAGGCCAAGCATCCACCTCCCTGTCCTAATCAGCCACCCCCATCGGCCCCCATACAGCACTAACCAGGAGCATCTTAGCCCAGCTGCCTCCCTCCCGCCCACGAAGCTGTCCTGCCTTCCTGGTGTCCTGGAACAGAGGGAGGCCCTAACCTGCCCATTCCAGCCATACCAGCTCCCAGAGACATACCCTCCTCTGGGTTCTTTCAcacccaaccccttctccttgaccccacccacctccacccaccagtccctccccttccttcaggGCTGGGGACTCGTGGGTGCAGCTGGCACCCTAGTCCTGCCTGACCCCCCAAGGCCAAGGGGGTACGTGGAAGGGGTTACAGAAGCAAGCAGATGAGGCGCAGCCCAGCCCCCCCGGCACCTTGGTGAGCGCCCCGGGGTGGAAGGTCCAGCGCGTCTCGTGGTTGAACTGCACGCGCACGTCCCCGCGGTCCGTGATACGATGCACGGTGCCCGTCTGTCCGATAAACTGTGGCGGGTCATGGAGCTGTGGCTGGGTCGGGCTGGACGCTGGgggaggaaggggctgggggGGCGGAGGGCTGGGAGGGCAGGGCACACAGGGCTCCACGGAGGGGCGGCTCACCTCCGCCATCCTGGGGTTCCAGCCGCCGTGGCCTTCCTGCATCTCCCGCAGGACATCAGTGTCCAGCAGACACTTGACCTTGTCCCCGTGCTGGAAGGGCTGGCTGTCAGCACTCACCCTGCGCTGCAGCTCCGCCGGCTTGCCTGCGGAGGGTGGCAGACCAGGCCTCAGGCAGCGGCCCCTCCCCTCTGGGACTtcagccaaggcaggagggctgATGGAGACAGTGTGACAGCCTCATACCGAGCCTTGGGAGGTGGTCCTTGTAGTAGAAGCCGCCCGCTGCCTCGCCCACACACTTGAGGTCCACCTTGCCCTTGTGGCCCACACGGTACACATTGGTGGTACCATCAGCCCACGTCACGCTGGCCACACTCCGGCCTGTCTCCACATCCCAGCCACGGATGTCCACCACACGGCCCGgtttcccttcccctcctgggGAAAAGAGTCCCCGCCAGCAGGCTAAGGCTGAGCCATGAGCCAGCCACAGCCCAGCCCTGACCCCGCCCCTCTGCCTCCACTCACCATCCTGTGAGCCCCACTCCCAGTCGGGGCCTCGCACCACCTTCGCTCCCTGGAAGATGCCCCTTAGTGGGATCCTTGGGAGGCCCTGGCGGGGACTCAGTGTGACACTGCAAGAGGGTTCACAAATAAAGCTCTCAGAAGAAAACCGCCATCTCTTCCCGTCTTGAGCCACTTGGGAGAGCGATGCAGTGGAGCAGGCCCCCTGTCCACCTAGGCTGCTGGGCTCCGCAGCCCCAGCTCTTGCCCGGGAATGGCCGGTCCAGCAGGTCAGCATCCTCCACACGCTGTGAGGAAATGcccctgggctcagaggcctggagCGAACCTGCGGACCACGTTCCTCCAGGGACTTCCCTGATGCCAGGCTGGGAAGGCACCCGGGCCCACCCTCGGCAAGACCTCTGGGTGCGGTCGCTTCATGCCTGCTGCCTCCCAGTGAGCTGGGGCACAGCCAGGCCCAGAGGTGGGCTCAGCATGTGGGAAGGGAGGAATGAGGAAAGCAGGCCTGGCCAACAGCACTCCCAAGACAACCACACCTCCCTCCACGTGCAGGGAGGGCCAGAGACAAAGGTGACAATGCAGGGGACGGGGTGGCACCTCTGGCTGTCCTTGCCCCAAGCAGGCTAGATTCTCCCCGAGCTGATGCCCAGAGCGCAGCAGCCTCCAAGACAGCCCAGGTGCTGGCTCCAGGTATGGGCTGTCCTCCTGGAGGTCTCATGCCGCCCTGGGGGATGCTGGCTGCCTGATGGCCACTGCTGCCTGTAGAGCCACCCAGAGGCCACCCTCTGTGCCCTGCCCATGGCACCATTGCTTAAGGCCACGGCTCTGGAGAGACTTGCTCCGTCTCCCTGGGAGTGGTCAGGAGGCAGCACCCTCCCCGAAGGCCAAGGCCCCAGCGGCAAGGCCTGGGTAACCGCCGCACAGGAGCCGGTGCGGCCCGGGACTCACGGGCGCGAGTGAGCGGTCTCGTAGCGGTCGAAGGCGTGGGCGAGCTCATGCTTGTTGTGCATGTAGCACTGCGTGCAGAGGTCGTAGTCCAGGCACACGCGGCACTTCCAGCGCATCCCCCGCAGCCCGTGCTTCTTGCAGCAGTCACAGATGATGTTGGGGTGCCGGAcgcctgggggtggggtggggtcagAGGGGCGTTCCCGCCCCCGGGTCCTG includes these proteins:
- the MIB2 gene encoding E3 ubiquitin-protein ligase MIB2 isoform X10, whose amino-acid sequence is MAAALRRGRALGSRPSGPTVSSRRSPQCPVAQEGLRARSRPRVAPRSLARCGPSSRLMVRAGADLLPWSSAPSPSRSPLWQNVSAVPFPLPLAQQPRAGLGVGSARDGLGLRAQRRRGASWELWSGHPRGTPAPGRPRAARGQRRWGRRWGRRPGRVGCGARQALWPGLAAAEQSGPVGGLERRDRPTDGLAGSPAPPSGAGGTETSGQVGVGRVGSPARLEASPKVSRHQGCSPGASRRPGGRLDGRTGPERPRPTWTQTPRRACRWACGWCAAWTGSGASRTAARAAWARWWSLAATAAPRHPTAQWSCSGTRARAPTTAPATRARTTCCCVRHPNIICDCCKKHGLRGMRWKCRVCLDYDLCTQCYMHNKHELAHAFDRYETAHSRPVTLSPRQGLPRIPLRGIFQGAKVVRGPDWEWGSQDACWRGLFSPGGEGKPGRVVDIRGWDVETGRSVASVTWADGTTNVYRVGHKGKVDLKCVGEAAGGFYYKDHLPRLGKPAELQRRVSADSQPFQHGDKVKCLLDTDVLREMQEGHGGWNPRMAETGTVHRITDRGDVRVQFNHETRWTFHPGALTKHHSFWVGDVVRVIGDLDTVKRLQAGHGEWTDDMAPALGRVGKVVKVFGDGNLRVAVAGQRWTFSPSCLVAYRPEEDANLDVAERARENKSSLSVALDKLRAQKSDPEHPGRLVVEVALGNAARALDLLRRRPEQVDAKNQGRTALQVAAYLGQVELIRLLLQARAGVDLPDDEGNTALHYAALGNQPEAARVLLSAGCRADAINSTQSTALHVAVQRGFLEVVRALCERGCDVNLPDAHSDTPLHSAISAGTGASGIVEVLTEVPNIDVTATNSQGFTLLHHASLKGHALAVRKILARARQLVDAKKEDGFTALHLAALNNHREVAQILIREGRCDVNVRNRKLQSPLHLAVQQAHVGLVPLLVDAGCSVNAEDEEGDTALHVALQRHQLLPLVADGAGGDPGPLQLLSRLQASGLPGSAELTVGAAVACFLALEGADVSYTNHRGRSPLDLAAEGRVLKALQGCAQRFRERQAGGGAAPGPRQTLGTPNTVTNLHVGAAPGPEAAECLVCSELALLVLFSPCQHRTVCEECARRMKKCIRCQVVVSKKLRPDGSEVASAAPAPGPPRQLVEELQSRYRQMEERITCPICIDSHIRLVFQCGHGACAPCGSALSACPICRQPIRDRIQIFV
- the MIB2 gene encoding E3 ubiquitin-protein ligase MIB2 isoform X25 encodes the protein MAAALRRGRALGSRPSGPTVSSRRSPQCPVAQEGLRARSRPRVAPRSLARCGPSSRLMVRAGADLLPWSSAPSPSRSPLWQNVSAVPFPLPLAQQPRAGLGVGSARDGLGLRAQRRRGASWELWSGHPRGTPAPGRPRAARGQRRWGRRWGRRPGRVGCGARQALWPGLAAAEQSGPVGGLERRDRPTDGLAGSPAPPSGAGGTETSGQVGVGRVGSPARLEASPKVSRHQGCSPGASRRPGGRLDGRTGVRHPNIICDCCKKHGLRGMRWKCRVCLDYDLCTQCYMHNKHELAHAFDRYETAHSRPVTLSPRQGLPRIPLRGIFQGAKVVRGPDWEWGSQDGGEGKPGRVVDIRGWDVETGRSVASVTWADGTTNVYRVGHKGKVDLKCVGEAAGGFYYKDHLPRLGKPAELQRRVSADSQPFQHGDKVKCLLDTDVLREMQEGHGGWNPRMAEHHSFWVGDVVRVIGDLDTVKRLQAGHGEWTDDMAPALGRVGKVVKVFGDGNLRVAVAGQRWTFSPSCLVAYRPEEDANLDVAERARENKSSLSVALDKLRAQKSDPEHPGRLVVEVALGNAARALDLLRRRPEQVDAKNQGRTALQVAAYLGQVELIRLLLQARAGVDLPDDEGNTALHYAALGNQPEAARVLLSAGCRADAINSTQSTALHVAVQRGFLEVVRALCERGCDVNLPDAHSDTPLHSAISAGTGASGIVEVLTEVPNIDVTATNSQGFTLLHHASLKGHALAVRKILARARQLVDAKKEDGFTALHLAALNNHREVAQILIREGRCDVNVRNRKLQSPLHLAVQQAHVGLVPLLVDAGCSVNAEDEEGDTALHVALQRHQLLPLVADGAGGDPGPLQLLSRLQASGLPGSAELTVGAAVACFLALEGADVSYTNHRGRSPLDLAAEGRVLKALQGCAQRFRERQAGGGAAPGPRQTLGTPNTVTNLHVGAAPGPEAAECLVCSELALLVLFSPCQHRTVCEECARRMKKCIRCQVVVSKKLRPDGSEVASAAPAPGPPRQLVEELQSRYRQMEERITCPICIDSHIRLVFQCGHGACAPCGSALSACPICRQPIRDRIQIFV